In Enterobacter sp. 638, a single window of DNA contains:
- the deoD gene encoding purine-nucleoside phosphorylase, which produces MATPHINAEMGDFADVVLMPGDPLRAKHIAETFLEDVREVNNVRGMLGFTGTYKGRKISVMGHGMGIPSCSIYTKELITDFGVKKIIRVGSCGAVRMDVKLRDVVIGMGACTDSKVNRMRFKDHDFAAIADFGMVRNAVDAAKALGVDARVGNIFSADLFYSPDGGEMFDVMEKYGILGVEMEAAGIYGVAAEFGAKALTICTVSDHIRTHEQTSAAERQTTFNDMIKIALESVLLGDKE; this is translated from the coding sequence ATGGCTACCCCACATATTAATGCAGAAATGGGCGATTTCGCTGACGTCGTGTTGATGCCTGGCGATCCGCTGCGCGCGAAGCACATTGCTGAAACTTTCCTCGAAGACGTGCGTGAAGTGAACAACGTGCGTGGCATGTTGGGCTTCACCGGGACGTATAAAGGCCGCAAAATCTCCGTAATGGGTCACGGCATGGGTATCCCATCCTGCTCCATCTACACCAAAGAGCTGATCACCGATTTCGGCGTGAAGAAAATCATTCGCGTGGGCTCTTGTGGCGCTGTGCGCATGGACGTGAAACTGCGTGACGTGGTTATCGGAATGGGTGCTTGCACCGATTCCAAAGTGAACCGTATGCGTTTTAAAGATCACGACTTTGCTGCGATCGCTGACTTCGGCATGGTGCGTAACGCGGTTGACGCTGCGAAAGCGCTGGGCGTTGACGCGCGCGTCGGTAACATCTTCTCTGCTGACCTGTTCTATTCTCCGGACGGCGGCGAAATGTTCGACGTGATGGAAAAGTACGGCATCCTGGGCGTGGAAATGGAAGCTGCGGGCATCTACGGCGTTGCGGCTGAGTTCGGTGCGAAAGCGCTGACCATCTGTACCGTGTCTGACCACATCCGTACTCATGAGCAGACTTCTGCTGCTGAGCGTCAGACCACTTTCAACGACATGATCAAAATCGCGCTGGAATCCGTTCTGCTGGGCGATAAAGAGTAA
- the lplA gene encoding lipoate--protein ligase LplA: protein MTTLRLLISDSYDPWFNLAVEECIFRQMPATQRVLFLWRNADTVVIGRAQNPWKECNTRRMEEDNVRLARRSSGGGAVFHDLGNTCFTFMAGKPEYDKTISTAIVLKALNSLGVNAEASGRNDLVVKTREGDRKVSGSAYRETKDRGFHHGTLLLNADLSRLANYLNPDKKKLQAKGITSVRGRVANLVELMPGITHEQICDAIREAFFEHYSERVEAEIISPDKTPDLPNFAETFARQSSWEWNFGQAPAFSHLLDERFTWGGVELHFDVERGHITRTQVFTDSLNPAPLEALAARLQGCVYRAETLKQECDALVVDFPEQETELRELSHWIAQAVR from the coding sequence ATGACGACGTTACGCCTGCTTATCTCTGACTCTTACGATCCCTGGTTTAATCTCGCGGTGGAAGAGTGCATTTTCCGCCAGATGCCTGCCACCCAACGCGTGTTATTCCTGTGGCGCAATGCCGACACGGTAGTGATTGGGCGGGCGCAAAACCCGTGGAAAGAGTGCAATACGCGACGTATGGAAGAGGACAACGTGCGCCTCGCCCGTCGCAGCAGCGGTGGCGGCGCGGTGTTTCACGATCTCGGCAACACCTGCTTTACCTTTATGGCCGGAAAACCGGAGTACGATAAAACCATTTCCACGGCCATTGTGCTAAAAGCCCTGAACTCACTCGGCGTCAATGCCGAAGCCTCCGGACGCAACGATCTGGTGGTGAAAACCCGCGAAGGCGATCGAAAAGTGTCTGGCTCGGCGTATCGCGAAACCAAAGATCGCGGTTTTCACCACGGCACGCTGTTGCTCAACGCCGACTTAAGCCGTCTGGCCAATTACCTCAATCCGGATAAGAAAAAGCTGCAGGCTAAGGGGATTACCTCTGTGCGCGGTCGCGTGGCGAATCTGGTGGAGTTAATGCCGGGCATCACCCACGAACAGATCTGCGATGCCATACGCGAGGCGTTCTTTGAACATTACAGCGAGCGCGTTGAGGCCGAAATTATCTCTCCGGATAAAACGCCCGATCTGCCGAACTTTGCCGAGACGTTTGCCCGTCAGAGTAGCTGGGAATGGAATTTTGGTCAGGCGCCTGCTTTCTCGCATTTACTGGACGAGCGATTCACCTGGGGCGGCGTGGAACTGCACTTCGACGTTGAGAGAGGTCATATCACCCGCACGCAGGTGTTTACCGATAGCCTGAATCCGGCACCGCTGGAGGCGCTGGCGGCACGATTGCAGGGCTGTGTGTATCGCGCAGAAACACTGAAACAAGAGTGTGATGCGCTGGTGGTGGATTTCCCGGAGCAGGAAACGGAGCTGAGAGAACTGTCACATTGGATTGCCCAGGCAGTTCGCTAG
- a CDS encoding YtjB family periplasmic protein has translation MARAKLKFRLHRAVIVLSCLALLVALMQGASWFSQNHQRQRNPQLEELARTLARQVTITIAPAMRTETPDDKRISQVLRQITENSRILDAGVYDEQGALIARTGEHVDVRDRLALDGKKAGGYFNQQIVEPIQGKNGPLGYLRLTLDTHTLATEAKQVDNTTNILRLMLLLSLAIGVVLTRTLLQGKRTRWQQSPFLLTASKSVPEEEESEKKD, from the coding sequence ATGGCTCGCGCAAAACTGAAATTCCGGCTTCATCGTGCAGTGATTGTTCTTTCATGTCTCGCGCTGCTGGTAGCCCTGATGCAAGGGGCGTCCTGGTTTAGCCAGAATCACCAGCGACAGCGTAATCCGCAGCTCGAAGAGTTGGCCCGAACGCTCGCGCGCCAGGTGACGATCACTATCGCTCCCGCGATGCGCACCGAAACCCCGGATGATAAACGTATCAGCCAGGTGTTGCGCCAGATTACGGAAAATAGCCGGATTCTGGATGCAGGCGTGTACGACGAGCAAGGCGCGTTGATTGCGCGCACGGGCGAGCATGTTGATGTTCGCGACCGTCTTGCGCTCGATGGCAAAAAAGCCGGTGGCTATTTTAACCAGCAAATTGTCGAACCCATTCAGGGAAAAAATGGTCCGCTCGGCTATTTACGCCTGACGCTCGATACCCATACGCTGGCGACAGAGGCCAAACAGGTCGATAACACCACCAATATTCTGCGCCTGATGCTGCTGCTTTCGCTGGCGATCGGCGTGGTGCTGACGCGCACGCTGTTGCAGGGCAAACGCACCCGCTGGCAGCAATCGCCGTTCCTGCTCACCGCCAGCAAATCGGTGCCGGAAGAGGAAGAGAGCGAGAAGAAAGATTAA
- the serB gene encoding phosphoserine phosphatase — translation MPNITWCDLPDDVSFWPGLPLSLSGDEVMPLDYHAGRSGWLLYGRGLDKQCLTQYQTKLGAAMVIVAAWCVEDYQVLRLAGSLTQRATRLAHDAGLDVAPLGKIPHLKTPGLLVMDMDSTAIQIECIDELAKLAGSGELVAEVTERAMRGELDFAASLKQRVATLKGADANILRQVRDELPLMPGLTQLVLKLETLGWKVAIASGGFTFFADYLRDKLRLTTVVANELEIMDGKLTGQVIGDIVDAQYKANTLMRLAEKYEIPVEQTVAIGDGANDLPMIKVSGLGIAYHAKPKVNEKTEVTIRHADLMGVFCILSGSVNHK, via the coding sequence ATGCCAAACATTACCTGGTGCGACCTGCCTGACGATGTCTCTTTCTGGCCAGGATTGCCGCTTTCTTTAAGTGGCGATGAGGTAATGCCACTGGATTACCATGCTGGCCGTAGCGGCTGGCTGCTGTACGGACGCGGACTGGATAAGCAATGCCTTACCCAATACCAAACGAAACTTGGTGCCGCGATGGTGATCGTGGCGGCGTGGTGTGTCGAAGATTATCAGGTGCTTCGACTGGCCGGTTCTCTAACGCAGCGCGCAACCCGTCTGGCGCATGACGCCGGGCTGGACGTCGCCCCGCTGGGTAAAATCCCGCATCTGAAAACGCCAGGCCTTCTGGTGATGGACATGGATTCTACCGCTATTCAAATCGAGTGTATTGATGAGCTCGCTAAACTGGCCGGCAGCGGCGAACTGGTGGCGGAAGTGACCGAGCGTGCGATGCGCGGCGAATTAGATTTTGCCGCCAGCCTGAAGCAGCGCGTCGCCACGCTGAAGGGCGCAGACGCGAATATTCTGCGTCAGGTGCGTGACGAATTGCCGCTGATGCCGGGTCTGACGCAACTGGTGCTCAAGCTCGAAACGTTGGGCTGGAAAGTGGCTATCGCATCGGGTGGGTTTACCTTCTTCGCGGATTATCTGCGCGACAAGCTGCGCCTGACGACGGTGGTCGCCAACGAACTGGAGATCATGGACGGGAAACTGACCGGCCAGGTGATCGGCGATATCGTGGATGCGCAGTACAAAGCCAACACGCTGATGCGTCTGGCGGAAAAATACGAAATTCCTGTTGAGCAGACCGTGGCCATTGGCGACGGGGCGAACGATCTGCCGATGATCAAGGTGTCGGGACTTGGCATCGCTTATCATGCCAAGCCAAAAGTGAATGAAAAGACGGAAGTGACTATCCGTCATGCTGACCTGATGGGCGTGTTTTGCATCCTGTCCGGCAGCGTGAATCACAAATAA
- the radA gene encoding DNA repair protein RadA produces the protein MAKAPKRAFVCNECGADYPRWQGQCSACQAWNTITEVRGVAASPTVARNERLSGYAGNSGISKVQKLSDISLDEVPRFSTGFKEFDRVLGGGVVPGSAILIGGNPGAGKSTLLLQTLCRLSEQMKTLYVTGEESLQQVAMRAHRLGLPTGNLNMLSETSIEQICMIAEEEQPKLMVIDSIQVMHMADIQSSPGSVAQVRETAAYLTRFAKTRGVAIVMVGHVTKDGSLAGPKVLEHCIDCSVMLDGDADSRFRTLRSHKNRFGAVNELGVFAMTEQGLREVSNPSAIFLSRGEEVTSGSSVMVLWEGTRPLLVEIQALVDQSMMGNPRRVAVGLEQNRLAILLAVLHRHGGLQMADQDVFVNVVGGVKVTETSADLALLLAMVSSLRNRPLPQDLVVFGEVGLAGEIRPVPSGQERISEAAKHGFRRAIVPAANVPKKVPEGMKVFPVKKLSDALSVFDDL, from the coding sequence ATGGCGAAAGCTCCAAAACGCGCATTTGTCTGTAATGAATGTGGTGCGGATTATCCGCGCTGGCAGGGGCAGTGCAGCGCCTGCCAGGCGTGGAATACCATCACTGAAGTGCGTGGTGTGGCCGCTTCGCCAACGGTCGCTCGCAACGAACGCCTGAGCGGCTACGCGGGCAATTCCGGCATTTCTAAAGTTCAGAAACTTTCAGACATCAGCCTGGACGAAGTGCCGCGCTTTTCTACCGGATTTAAAGAGTTTGACCGCGTGCTGGGCGGCGGCGTCGTGCCGGGCAGTGCGATTCTGATCGGGGGTAATCCGGGGGCGGGTAAATCCACGCTACTGCTGCAAACGCTGTGCAGACTCTCAGAGCAGATGAAAACCCTGTACGTCACGGGCGAAGAGTCCCTACAACAGGTGGCGATGCGTGCGCACCGTCTTGGCCTGCCGACCGGTAATCTCAATATGCTCTCGGAAACCAGCATTGAGCAGATCTGCATGATTGCCGAAGAAGAGCAGCCAAAGCTGATGGTGATTGACTCCATTCAGGTGATGCACATGGCGGACATCCAGTCCTCGCCGGGCAGCGTGGCCCAGGTGCGTGAAACCGCGGCCTATCTGACGCGCTTTGCCAAAACGCGCGGCGTTGCGATTGTGATGGTCGGCCATGTCACCAAAGACGGCTCGCTGGCTGGCCCGAAAGTGCTTGAGCACTGTATCGACTGTTCCGTCATGCTGGACGGCGATGCCGATTCCCGCTTTCGCACGCTACGCAGCCATAAAAACCGTTTCGGTGCGGTGAATGAGCTGGGTGTGTTCGCCATGACCGAACAGGGGCTGCGTGAAGTCAGCAACCCGTCGGCGATTTTCCTGAGCCGCGGTGAAGAAGTCACCTCCGGCAGCTCGGTGATGGTGCTGTGGGAAGGGACGCGTCCGCTGCTGGTCGAGATCCAGGCGTTAGTGGATCAGTCGATGATGGGCAATCCACGCCGCGTCGCGGTGGGCCTGGAGCAAAACCGATTAGCGATTCTGCTGGCGGTGTTGCACCGTCATGGCGGTTTGCAAATGGCGGATCAGGACGTTTTCGTGAACGTTGTCGGCGGTGTGAAAGTCACGGAAACCAGTGCCGATCTCGCGCTGCTGCTGGCGATGGTGTCCAGTCTGCGCAATCGCCCGTTGCCGCAGGATCTGGTGGTATTTGGTGAAGTCGGGCTGGCCGGGGAAATTCGTCCGGTTCCGAGCGGGCAGGAGCGTATTTCAGAAGCGGCTAAACACGGCTTCCGTCGCGCGATTGTCCCCGCTGCCAATGTGCCGAAAAAAGTGCCGGAAGGGATGAAGGTTTTCCCCGTCAAAAAACTCTCGGATGCACTCAGCGTCTTTGACGACTTATAA
- the nadR gene encoding multifunctional transcriptional regulator/nicotinamide-nucleotide adenylyltransferase/ribosylnicotinamide kinase NadR, with protein MSAFDYLKTAIRQKGCTLQQVAEASGMTKGYLSQLLNAKIKSPSAQKLEALHRFLGLEFPRMQKNIGVVFGKFYPLHTGHIYLIQRACSQVDELHIIMGYDDTRDRALFEDSAMSQQPTVSDRLRWLLQTFKYQKNIRIHAFNEEGMEPYPHGWDVWSNGIKAFMEEKGITPNWIYTSEESDAPQFREHLGTETVLIDPKRTFMNISGGQIRENPFRYWDYIPTEVKPFFVRTVAILGGESSGKSTLVNKLANIFNTTSAWEYGRDYVFSHLGGDEMALQYSDYDKIALGHAQYIDFAVKYANKVAFVDTDFVTTQAFCKKYEGREHPFVQALIDEYRFDLVILLENNTPWVADGMRSLGSSVDRKEFQTMLVEMLHENNVEFVHVEESDYDNRFLRCVELVKGLMGEQG; from the coding sequence GTGTCAGCATTTGACTATCTCAAAACCGCGATCCGCCAGAAAGGCTGTACTTTGCAGCAGGTGGCCGAAGCCAGCGGCATGACCAAGGGCTACTTGAGCCAGCTTCTCAATGCCAAAATCAAAAGCCCCAGCGCGCAAAAGCTGGAGGCGCTGCATCGTTTCCTCGGGCTTGAATTCCCACGGATGCAAAAGAATATCGGCGTGGTGTTCGGCAAGTTTTACCCGCTGCATACCGGGCATATCTATTTGATTCAGCGCGCCTGTAGCCAGGTCGATGAGCTGCATATCATCATGGGTTACGACGACACGCGTGACCGTGCCCTGTTTGAAGACAGCGCGATGTCGCAACAGCCGACCGTTTCCGACCGCCTGCGCTGGCTGCTCCAGACCTTTAAATACCAGAAAAATATTCGCATTCATGCCTTTAACGAAGAGGGCATGGAGCCGTATCCGCACGGCTGGGATGTCTGGAGTAACGGCATCAAAGCGTTTATGGAAGAGAAGGGGATTACGCCTAACTGGATCTACACCTCTGAAGAGTCTGATGCCCCGCAGTTCCGCGAGCATTTGGGTACTGAAACGGTGCTTATCGATCCTAAGCGCACCTTTATGAATATCAGCGGCGGACAGATTCGCGAAAACCCGTTCCGCTACTGGGACTATATTCCGACGGAAGTGAAGCCGTTCTTTGTGCGCACGGTGGCGATTCTGGGCGGGGAGTCGAGCGGTAAGTCGACGCTGGTGAACAAGCTCGCCAATATTTTCAATACCACCAGTGCGTGGGAATACGGGCGTGATTACGTTTTCTCGCACCTTGGCGGCGACGAGATGGCGCTCCAGTATTCCGATTACGATAAAATCGCACTGGGACACGCGCAGTACATTGATTTCGCGGTGAAATACGCCAATAAAGTGGCGTTTGTGGATACTGATTTTGTGACGACTCAGGCGTTTTGTAAAAAGTACGAAGGGCGTGAGCATCCGTTCGTACAAGCGCTGATTGATGAGTACCGTTTTGACCTGGTGATCCTGCTGGAAAACAACACGCCGTGGGTGGCCGATGGGATGCGCAGCCTGGGCAGCTCGGTCGACAGAAAAGAGTTCCAGACCATGCTGGTGGAGATGCTGCACGAAAATAACGTGGAGTTTGTGCATGTGGAAGAGTCAGATTACGACAACCGCTTCCTGCGCTGCGTTGAGCTGGTGAAAGGATTGATGGGCGAGCAGGGGTAA
- a CDS encoding zinc-binding alcohol dehydrogenase family protein: MPVKAIAVNPNAPSTFIEITQPMPQPGEHDLLVEVKAVSINPVDTKVHAGIVKNGLQAPRILGWDASGIVKAVGAGVTQFKPGDEVWYAGDITRPGSNTSHQLIDARIVGHKPTRLDWASAAALPLTALTAWEGLFERLNIQDAGAGKTLLIIGGAGGVGSLAIPFAKHNSNVKVIATASREDSAQWCRDRGADLVVNYRELQGGLAKHDIKFVDYIFILNDTDGHWAAVSELIAPQGHICSIVENDRPLDQNALKSKSAALHWEFMYTRSMYQTADMARQGEILNEVAKLVDDGVVESSLSETLHGLSVENITQAHRKVLDGHMRGKVVVTF; the protein is encoded by the coding sequence ATGCCAGTTAAAGCCATCGCCGTGAACCCGAACGCACCTTCAACATTCATTGAAATCACCCAACCCATGCCGCAGCCGGGTGAACACGATCTGCTGGTCGAAGTGAAAGCGGTTTCCATCAACCCGGTTGATACCAAAGTCCATGCCGGTATCGTGAAAAACGGTCTGCAGGCACCGCGTATTCTGGGATGGGATGCCAGTGGGATCGTCAAAGCCGTCGGTGCAGGCGTCACGCAATTCAAGCCCGGCGATGAAGTGTGGTATGCGGGTGATATCACTCGTCCAGGCAGTAACACCAGCCACCAGCTTATCGACGCACGGATTGTCGGCCACAAGCCAACCCGTCTTGACTGGGCGTCAGCCGCCGCGTTGCCATTAACGGCCCTGACCGCGTGGGAAGGACTGTTTGAGCGTCTGAACATTCAGGACGCCGGTGCGGGCAAAACGCTGCTGATTATCGGCGGTGCGGGCGGAGTAGGATCGCTGGCGATCCCGTTTGCGAAGCACAACAGCAACGTTAAAGTGATCGCTACGGCATCTCGGGAGGATTCCGCGCAGTGGTGTCGGGATCGTGGCGCGGATCTGGTGGTGAACTACCGCGAACTCCAGGGTGGACTGGCGAAACATGACATCAAATTCGTGGATTACATTTTCATTCTCAATGATACCGACGGTCATTGGGCTGCCGTGAGTGAGCTGATTGCCCCGCAGGGACATATTTGCAGCATCGTGGAGAACGATCGTCCGCTGGATCAAAACGCGCTTAAGTCAAAATCTGCCGCGCTGCACTGGGAATTTATGTACACCCGCAGCATGTATCAGACCGCCGATATGGCGCGTCAGGGCGAGATTTTAAATGAGGTGGCAAAGCTGGTGGATGATGGTGTGGTGGAGAGTTCGCTCAGCGAAACGCTGCACGGTTTGAGCGTGGAGAACATCACGCAAGCGCACCGAAAAGTGCTGGACGGGCATATGCGCGGGAAAGTGGTGGTGACGTTCTAA
- a CDS encoding LysR family transcriptional regulator encodes MFKQLQDMALFALVAEMGSFTAAARKAGLPKSSVSQRVSQLEQQVGIRLLNRTTRKLNLTFAGEHYLVHCREMLAASERAEYAIQRLRDNPSGRLRITCPAGIGATLLAHLNADFQRRYPDVSLDVCISDDLLDLVESGFDVALRTGKPQDSSLIGRMIGHCPRYMLASPDYLARCEPLEHPRQLVEHRCITHKAWPEWLLRRESEDYRHLPDNAHISDNLVYARESAIAGAGITLLPAFLLEDKLENGALVQVLSEWNVEGNELWLAYPSRKLNSPALMSYVDFALQYDEVKRFYVSG; translated from the coding sequence ATGTTTAAACAGCTTCAGGATATGGCCCTGTTTGCGCTGGTGGCAGAGATGGGCAGCTTTACTGCCGCCGCGCGTAAAGCGGGTTTACCGAAGTCCAGCGTGAGCCAGCGCGTGAGCCAACTTGAGCAGCAGGTGGGTATCCGGCTGCTCAATCGAACCACCCGCAAGCTCAACCTGACGTTTGCGGGCGAGCACTATCTGGTGCATTGCCGCGAGATGCTGGCGGCGAGCGAACGCGCGGAATACGCCATTCAACGCCTGCGTGATAATCCCAGCGGGCGGCTGCGCATTACCTGTCCTGCGGGGATTGGAGCAACGCTGCTGGCGCATCTGAACGCTGATTTTCAGCGCCGTTATCCTGATGTGTCGCTTGATGTCTGTATTTCTGACGATCTGCTTGATCTGGTGGAATCCGGTTTTGACGTGGCTCTTCGCACCGGTAAGCCGCAAGACTCGTCATTGATTGGCCGCATGATTGGTCACTGCCCGCGCTATATGCTCGCGTCACCCGACTATCTGGCACGCTGTGAGCCGCTGGAACACCCGCGCCAGCTCGTTGAGCATCGTTGCATCACGCACAAAGCCTGGCCTGAGTGGCTGCTGCGCCGCGAAAGCGAAGACTATCGCCATCTGCCGGATAATGCGCACATCAGCGATAACCTGGTGTATGCCCGAGAAAGTGCCATCGCGGGGGCAGGGATTACGCTGTTACCGGCATTTTTGCTGGAGGATAAACTTGAGAATGGCGCGCTGGTGCAGGTGTTATCGGAGTGGAACGTCGAGGGCAATGAGCTGTGGCTGGCGTATCCAAGCCGTAAGCTGAACTCTCCCGCGCTGATGAGCTATGTGGATTTTGCGCTGCAGTACGATGAGGTGAAACGGTTTTATGTGAGTGGGTAG
- the ettA gene encoding energy-dependent translational throttle protein EttA, whose amino-acid sequence MAQFVYTMHRVGKVVPPKRHILKNISLSFFPGAKIGVLGLNGAGKSTLLRIMAGIDTDIEGEARPQPGLKIGYLPQEPKLNPEHTVRESIEEAVSEVVNALKGLDEVYAKYAEPDADFDKLAAQQGKFEEIIQAHDGHNLNVQLERAADALRLPDWDAKVEKLSGGERRRVALCRLLLEKPDMLLLDEPTNHLDAESVAWLERFLHDFEGTVVAITHDRYFLDNVAGWILELDRGEGIPWEGNYSSWLEQKDQRLAQEASQEAARRKSIEKELEWVRQGAKGRQSKGKARLARFEELNSSEYQKRNETNELFIPPGARLGDKVVEVNNLRKSYGDRLLIDDLSFSVPKGAIVGIIGPNGAGKSTLFRMMSGQEQPDSGTITLGETVKLASVDQFRDSMDNSKTVWEEVSGGQDIMRIGNTEMPSRAYVGRFNFKGVDQGKRVGELSGGERGRLHLAKLLQVGGNVLLLDEPTNDLDIETLRALENAMLEFPGCAMVISHDRWFLDRVATHILDYQDEGKVEFFEGNFTEYEEYKKRTLGADALEPKRIKYKRISK is encoded by the coding sequence GTGGCTCAATTCGTTTATACCATGCATCGTGTCGGCAAAGTCGTTCCGCCGAAACGTCATATTCTGAAAAATATCTCGCTGAGCTTCTTCCCGGGCGCAAAAATCGGTGTTCTGGGTCTCAACGGTGCCGGTAAGTCCACCCTGCTGCGCATCATGGCGGGCATCGATACCGATATCGAAGGTGAAGCTCGCCCACAGCCTGGTCTCAAAATCGGTTACCTGCCACAGGAACCAAAGCTGAACCCAGAACACACAGTACGTGAATCCATCGAAGAAGCCGTTTCTGAAGTGGTTAACGCGCTGAAAGGTCTGGATGAGGTGTACGCGAAGTACGCTGAGCCGGACGCTGATTTCGACAAGCTGGCGGCGCAACAGGGTAAATTTGAAGAAATTATCCAGGCGCACGACGGTCACAACCTGAACGTACAGCTGGAGCGTGCTGCCGATGCCCTGCGTCTGCCGGACTGGGACGCGAAAGTTGAAAAACTCTCCGGGGGTGAACGCCGCCGCGTCGCGCTGTGCCGTCTGCTGCTGGAAAAGCCAGACATGCTGCTGCTCGACGAACCAACGAACCACCTGGATGCTGAATCCGTGGCGTGGCTTGAGCGCTTCCTGCACGACTTCGAAGGCACCGTGGTGGCAATTACCCACGACCGTTACTTCCTCGATAACGTTGCGGGTTGGATTCTTGAGCTTGACCGCGGCGAAGGTATTCCGTGGGAAGGCAACTACTCCTCCTGGCTGGAGCAGAAAGATCAGCGCCTGGCGCAGGAAGCTTCTCAGGAAGCGGCTCGTCGTAAGTCGATTGAGAAAGAGCTGGAGTGGGTTCGTCAGGGCGCGAAAGGCCGCCAGTCTAAGGGTAAAGCCCGTCTGGCTCGCTTTGAAGAACTGAACAGTTCCGAATACCAGAAACGTAACGAAACCAACGAACTGTTTATCCCACCAGGAGCACGTCTGGGCGATAAAGTCGTTGAAGTGAACAATCTGCGTAAATCCTACGGCGATCGCCTGCTGATTGACGACCTGAGCTTCTCCGTGCCAAAAGGCGCGATTGTCGGGATCATCGGCCCGAACGGCGCGGGTAAATCAACGCTGTTCCGCATGATGTCCGGTCAGGAACAGCCTGACAGCGGCACGATTACGCTTGGCGAGACCGTGAAACTGGCCTCCGTTGATCAGTTCCGTGATTCAATGGATAACAGCAAAACCGTTTGGGAAGAAGTGTCCGGCGGGCAAGATATCATGCGTATCGGAAACACTGAGATGCCAAGCCGCGCCTACGTTGGCCGCTTCAACTTCAAAGGTGTTGATCAGGGGAAACGCGTCGGCGAACTGTCCGGTGGTGAGCGTGGTCGTCTGCATCTGGCGAAGCTGCTGCAGGTTGGCGGTAACGTGTTGCTGCTCGATGAACCAACCAACGACCTGGACATCGAAACCCTGCGCGCGCTGGAAAACGCCATGCTGGAGTTCCCAGGCTGTGCAATGGTTATCTCGCATGACCGTTGGTTCCTTGACCGCGTAGCGACCCACATTCTGGATTATCAGGATGAAGGTAAAGTGGAGTTCTTCGAAGGTAACTTCACCGAATACGAAGAGTACAAGAAACGCACGCTTGGCGCAGACGCGCTGGAGCCGAAGCGTATCAAGTACAAGCGTATCTCCAAGTAA